The DNA window TTGCATCGTTCTGGTTTGTACAGTGATGGAGTATCTGTGAGTATTTCTCTTCATAACACCAGGGGGCGAGAATTAACTAGCTTCGAGTTTATGAGACACCTATCGACAACAAAGATGAGTAATGAAGACACTATTGTTTTTGACCGCACATATACGCCAAATGAACTTACCCAACCTGCAAGAGATTTGGCGATTGAACCAATACAACGATACTTTGAGCTTTTTAATTTTGCCGACGTTTCGATTGAGCAAGTCATCAAAAAGGATCAAGATCAGCTATACGGCTTTAACTCCAATAGCTAGACTGATAGACTTTGGTATTCCCCAATTAGCAATGAACAAGCAGTGTTCAGAATACCTTTTTGTACGGTATATAATTCAACTTTTACATAATGGTACACTATTAGTACTATGTGCAATGTTGTCGACGGAAAATGTGAGTTAGCTGGAAAATATCCAAATAACCTTTATCATAATAAACCTGATCTCTATCATCAGATACACGCGGAGTTGATCCAACTTCACAGTGCTACTAGAGTTTTGGACAGTGAGAACGATCCAAGATATGGATATAAGATTGCAGCAATCAGAAAAAGTCATACCAAAAAGATCATCGCGATCTGTAAAATCATGTCTGAAAACCCTAAGGCAAACGAAGGTCTATAAGTACGTGGAGTGGTTAAAAAACATTGTACGAAGAAAAAGTCGAGATACAGAAGCTAGCCACTTTAGCCATATTCTTTATATTGACGAAACTGGAACGGATGGGCGAACAAACAAAATTGCTTATATTGGCTGCCTCTTTGACGCTCAAGGATCAACTGGTCTTACTGAGAAAATAATGGCGTTTAATCAAGATTTATTGGATCAACCTCGATTTGCTGGCAAGAATGGTGGTGTGATGCGCGCGGACGAGAGTCGACATTATGTAGATGACCACTTCACTGTTAGAGAATTGTTCTACAGAAAAGTCATAGACAAGCTACCTATGCGTGTTTACGTCGTTAGTGCTAGCTATGATAAAGATAATCTTGAAGATATTAAATTAAAATTAATGACGAGGCTGATCGAAGTAGCCAGATCGACGAAACGTGTCACTAATTTGGAAATTGTTGCGGAAGCATCCAGTAAAAATTTTGATCAGAAGTTTCAGGATGTGGTATTTAAAAATAAAGAATATTTACCTCTATCAATAGCCGACTATATCGCGGGAGGAGTAAGAGCCTGTTATGAAATCATTGCAAAAGCGCGTGCGGGTGAAAAAATCACAGAGAAATCTTCGAGTTTTAACTTTCAATTCTACTTTAGTATAGAAAATATGATAGCTTACGAGCAGGATACGAGCGCTAATACTATCTCTGGACGACGGCGACGAAGTGTTGGTGACGAGCTTCGATCAGTGTTACAATAAAATCGGCTAAGTATTATTGGCTTTTGGGTATGATTTCGTACTCGAGTATAGAACAGGCCTTACCATTCCAGTATTTAGCCGCCATTTTTATGTTTTTAAACAATAGTCTTAATTTTATTCTAAACAAAATTCATGCTCGTCGTGAATTTACCGATGAGTATGTTGCGTCTTCAACTCAACATGAGTATTTCAAACAGATAAGCAATCGTAAGTCCGACGGCACACTCCGTATGATCTACGAGCCAAAAACAGATGAGCATTCGGGTTTATACAAATCCATTTATGAAGGTCTGAAGGAATATCAGCCACAGCTTCATGATGCTGTACATGGTTTTAGGAGCGGCTTTTCTAATGTGACTAACGCATCCCAGCACTTGTCTGCTAATCATCTTTTTAACATAGACATCGAAAACTTCTATGCTCAAATAAATGACATTGACGTATTGGCTGTTTTACTTGGCTTAGGCGCAAATACGGAAGTTGCAACTTATTTGTCAAAGCTATGTACAATTGACGGCGTATTACCTCAAGGTTTTAATACTAGTCCTGATATAGCGAACCACCATTTGAGTGCATTAGACGCCGCACTTTCCGAGTACGCACTTGAGCGAGATATTACCTACACCAGATATGTTGATGATATGTCTTTTTCTTCCGAGGGTCAGATTGAAGCAAGCGAAATATGTGACATCGTTGAAAGCTTCGGGCTTCCGTTAGCTCAAACCAAGCGTAAATATCAGAAACGTGGAGCTAATCAATACGTAACAGGGTTAACTGTATTTGATAGTGAAAGACCAAGGATTGGCAAGAAGTACAAACGAAGAATACGTCTAGAGCTTCATGTCATTAGTAAAGTAGGTATTGCAGCCTTCACCGCTAGGCTACACGAACTACCCGACCAACCTCAGGACGAGGGGGAGGCTGAAAAATGGAATGAAGTTCTGAATGAGCTTGCAGATAAAAAGCTTTCACAACTTAAAGGCAGGCTGGACTATATTAATGGCGTAGAACCCCTCGTTGCGCAGAAGATGTACCCTATTTACGAAGAAATAATAGCAGACAGAAAAAAGAACTCTAAAAGCTAGCTTAGAGTCGGCGCTTCCAGTAGTCGTAATTTTTCAAAAACTTCATCGAATGTTAGTACGATAGTATGACGACGATCTTTGCGGTTTAATTCAAATGACCTACGTTTAATTTTTGTATCAAGCTCTTCCGTACATCCAGCAAGTACATAAGTTGGAATGTTTGCTGCATCAAAATCCTCGAAATCTTCACTAGCAGCGCGCAGGTTTTTATGTAGCTCATACTTATAATTTTGAACCTGAACTATTGAGCCACCAAGCTCATTAGATGGCGGAAATATTCCTCGATACTCCTTGCCTAGTAAACTTGTGACAGGAGTTTTAAGTTCAAGTAACGCAGTA is part of the Candidatus Chromulinivoraceae bacterium genome and encodes:
- a CDS encoding reverse transcriptase family protein, producing MFLNNSLNFILNKIHARREFTDEYVASSTQHEYFKQISNRKSDGTLRMIYEPKTDEHSGLYKSIYEGLKEYQPQLHDAVHGFRSGFSNVTNASQHLSANHLFNIDIENFYAQINDIDVLAVLLGLGANTEVATYLSKLCTIDGVLPQGFNTSPDIANHHLSALDAALSEYALERDITYTRYVDDMSFSSEGQIEASEICDIVESFGLPLAQTKRKYQKRGANQYVTGLTVFDSERPRIGKKYKRRIRLELHVISKVGIAAFTARLHELPDQPQDEGEAEKWNEVLNELADKKLSQLKGRLDYINGVEPLVAQKMYPIYEEIIADRKKNSKS